A single Deinococcus betulae DNA region contains:
- a CDS encoding SDR family oxidoreductase: MIAITGATGHLGQLTIAALLKLGVPAQNLVALVRNPAKAAELAAQGVQVRQADYRQPETLDAALQGVDKLLLISSNDFEDRVGQHRQVVDAAMRAGVNLLAYTSILRADTSGLALAADHKATEDLIRASGLPFVFLRNGWYLENYNPAQAAQYGAVAGSAGEGRVSAASRTDYAEAAAAVLSQPGHDNAVYELGGDEAFTLSDLAAEVQVQSGRPVVYQNMSQGDYAQMLRGVGLPDALAEMLADSDVHLEKGDLYTDSGDLRRLIGRPTTTLTEGVRAALQ, translated from the coding sequence ATGATTGCCATTACTGGAGCCACCGGCCACCTCGGCCAGCTGACCATCGCCGCGCTGCTGAAACTGGGCGTGCCGGCCCAGAATCTCGTTGCGCTGGTGCGGAACCCGGCCAAGGCCGCAGAACTGGCGGCGCAGGGAGTCCAGGTGCGCCAGGCCGACTACCGGCAGCCTGAAACGCTGGACGCCGCGCTGCAAGGGGTAGATAAACTCCTGCTGATTTCTTCGAATGATTTTGAAGACCGTGTGGGCCAGCACCGGCAGGTCGTGGACGCCGCTATGCGCGCTGGGGTCAATCTGCTGGCCTACACCAGCATTCTGCGCGCCGACACTTCGGGCCTTGCTCTGGCCGCCGACCATAAGGCCACTGAAGACCTGATCCGCGCCTCTGGCCTGCCGTTTGTGTTTCTGCGTAACGGCTGGTATCTGGAAAACTACAACCCGGCCCAGGCGGCGCAGTACGGCGCTGTGGCTGGTAGTGCAGGCGAGGGCCGCGTGAGCGCCGCCAGCCGCACCGATTACGCCGAGGCCGCCGCCGCCGTGCTGAGTCAGCCGGGCCACGACAATGCGGTCTATGAACTGGGCGGCGATGAGGCTTTTACGCTCAGCGACTTGGCCGCCGAGGTGCAGGTCCAGAGTGGCCGCCCGGTGGTGTATCAGAACATGTCGCAGGGTGACTACGCCCAGATGCTGCGTGGCGTGGGCCTGCCGGACGCCCTGGCCGAAATGCTGGCCGACTCGGATGTGCACCTGGAAAAGGGCGACCTCTACACAGATTCGGGTGACCTGCGCCGCCTGATAGGCCGCCCTACGACCACCTTGACGGAGGGCGTGCGCGCCGCATTGCAATAA
- the aceA gene encoding isocitrate lyase yields MTTNPKTPAEILEKTWQTEERWQGIKRNYGAEEVVKLRGSLPIEHTLARHGAQKLWRAMKDEPFVNALGALTGNQAMQQVKAGLKAIYLSGWQVAGDANNAGQMYPDQSLYPASSVPEVVKRINNTLRRADQIQHSEGKSDTDFFVPIVADAEAGFGGPLNAFELMKAMIEAGAAGVHFEDQLASEKKCGHLGGKVLVPTSQFIRTLNAARLAADVSGVPTVLIARTDADAANLLTSDVDDNDKPFCTGERTPEGFYYVKPGIEQAISRALAYAPYADVIWCETSVPNLEDARRFAEAVHTQFPGKLLAYNCSPSFNWKKNLDDETIAKFQVELGKLGYKFQFITLAGFHSLNMSMFDLAYGYARTQMSAFVELQEREFAAQERGFTAVKHQREVGTGYFDLVAQAAGGGQSSTTALAGSTEAQQFGKERTLAAAHD; encoded by the coding sequence ATGACCACCAACCCCAAAACGCCCGCCGAGATTCTGGAAAAAACCTGGCAGACCGAGGAGCGCTGGCAAGGCATCAAGCGCAACTACGGCGCCGAGGAAGTTGTGAAACTGCGCGGCAGCCTGCCCATCGAACACACCCTGGCCCGTCACGGCGCCCAGAAGTTGTGGCGCGCTATGAAAGACGAGCCGTTTGTAAACGCCCTGGGCGCGCTGACCGGCAACCAGGCCATGCAGCAGGTCAAGGCTGGCCTCAAGGCCATCTACCTGTCGGGCTGGCAGGTGGCGGGCGACGCCAACAATGCCGGGCAGATGTACCCTGACCAGAGCCTCTACCCGGCGTCCTCTGTGCCGGAAGTGGTCAAGCGCATCAACAACACCCTGCGCCGCGCCGACCAGATTCAGCACAGCGAGGGCAAGAGCGACACGGATTTCTTCGTGCCCATTGTGGCCGACGCCGAAGCTGGATTTGGCGGTCCACTGAACGCCTTCGAGCTGATGAAGGCCATGATCGAGGCCGGTGCGGCGGGCGTTCACTTTGAAGACCAGTTGGCCAGCGAGAAGAAGTGCGGTCACCTGGGCGGGAAGGTGCTGGTGCCCACCAGTCAGTTCATTCGGACCCTGAACGCGGCGCGCCTGGCGGCCGACGTGAGCGGCGTGCCCACGGTCCTAATTGCCCGCACCGACGCCGACGCGGCCAATCTGCTGACCAGCGACGTGGATGACAACGACAAGCCCTTCTGTACCGGCGAGCGCACCCCAGAGGGCTTTTATTACGTCAAGCCCGGCATTGAGCAGGCCATCAGCCGCGCGCTGGCCTACGCCCCTTACGCCGATGTCATCTGGTGCGAGACCAGCGTGCCCAACTTAGAAGACGCCCGCCGGTTTGCCGAGGCCGTTCACACTCAGTTTCCCGGCAAGCTGCTGGCCTATAACTGCTCGCCCAGCTTTAACTGGAAGAAGAACCTCGACGACGAGACCATCGCCAAATTCCAGGTGGAACTGGGCAAGCTGGGTTACAAGTTCCAGTTCATCACGCTGGCGGGTTTCCACTCCCTGAACATGAGCATGTTTGACCTGGCCTACGGCTACGCCCGCACCCAGATGAGCGCCTTCGTGGAATTGCAGGAGCGCGAGTTTGCCGCCCAGGAGCGCGGTTTCACAGCTGTGAAACACCAGCGCGAGGTGGGCACCGGTTACTTTGACCTGGTGGCGCAGGCGGCGGGTGGGGGCCAGAGCAGCACCACGGCCCTGGCGGGCAGCACCGAAGCCCAGCAGTTCGGCAAAGAGCGGACCCTGGCCGCTGCCCACGACTGA
- a CDS encoding Rrf2 family transcriptional regulator: MNSQYAIAVHILSLVNDSPEPLSSEDMAGSVGVNPVVVRQVTGLLRRAGLLTTQRGIPGARLTRPAQDISLLDIYRAVDAPETVLKRHRKPNPACPVGARIQGVLDDVFDQAQAALEAQLAQICLSDIHQALAQPA; this comes from the coding sequence ATGAACAGTCAGTACGCCATCGCTGTCCATATCCTGTCTCTGGTGAACGACTCGCCCGAGCCGCTCAGTTCTGAGGATATGGCGGGCAGTGTCGGGGTGAATCCTGTGGTGGTGCGTCAGGTGACGGGCTTGCTGCGACGTGCTGGCTTGCTCACTACACAGCGCGGCATCCCCGGAGCGCGGCTGACCCGACCGGCCCAGGACATCAGTCTGCTGGACATCTACCGCGCCGTAGACGCGCCAGAAACGGTCCTGAAGCGGCACCGCAAACCCAATCCAGCCTGCCCGGTGGGTGCGCGTATTCAGGGGGTGCTGGACGACGTGTTTGATCAGGCTCAGGCGGCTCTGGAGGCTCAGCTGGCCCAGATCTGTCTGTCTGACATCCACCAGGCTCTGGCCCAGCCTGCCTGA
- a CDS encoding DegV family protein — MTIAIVTDSTSDLSAQLCADLGLVSVPLYVLFDGKMHKDGIEITPADLFAGLKAGKKTPSTSQPSPAEFAEVYTKALATANHVLSIHISGQMSGTVGSARLAAQDFGDRVTVIDSKSVSMGLGMRVLRALDLINMGKTVPEIVAELERVSQHADIRFTVDTLDFLRINGRIGGAQALLGSLLNIKPILTVKNGRVESAGRVRGHKKAMQDLMDHVRKYAAQHGGARAAFLSTPGGEAYLQEVRAGLAGLQLDDLGDHPIGAVVATHAGPGTIGVTLEPLHT; from the coding sequence ATGACTATTGCCATTGTCACGGATTCCACAAGTGACCTCAGCGCGCAGCTGTGCGCCGACCTCGGCCTCGTCAGTGTGCCTCTGTATGTGCTGTTTGACGGCAAAATGCACAAAGACGGCATTGAAATCACGCCGGCGGACCTCTTCGCTGGCCTGAAAGCGGGCAAGAAAACGCCCAGCACCAGCCAGCCCAGCCCCGCCGAGTTTGCCGAGGTCTACACCAAGGCCCTGGCCACCGCTAACCATGTGCTGAGCATTCATATCAGTGGGCAGATGTCGGGGACGGTGGGCAGCGCCCGCCTGGCCGCCCAGGACTTTGGGGACCGCGTGACCGTCATTGACAGCAAGTCGGTCAGTATGGGCCTGGGCATGCGGGTGCTGCGCGCCCTTGACCTCATTAACATGGGCAAGACGGTTCCCGAAATTGTTGCGGAGCTAGAGCGCGTGTCGCAACACGCCGATATCCGGTTCACCGTGGATACCCTGGATTTCCTGCGGATCAATGGACGTATTGGCGGCGCGCAGGCGCTGTTAGGCAGCCTGCTGAACATCAAGCCCATTCTGACGGTCAAGAATGGGCGTGTGGAATCGGCCGGGCGCGTGCGTGGGCACAAAAAAGCCATGCAGGACCTCATGGACCATGTGCGCAAGTATGCCGCGCAGCATGGCGGCGCCCGCGCGGCGTTTCTGTCCACCCCCGGTGGCGAGGCCTACTTACAGGAGGTCCGTGCCGGCCTGGCGGGCCTGCAACTGGATGATCTGGGCGACCACCCCATTGGCGCGGTCGTGGCCACCCACGCCGGGCCAGGCACGATTGGCGTTACGCTGGAGCCTCTGCATACCTGA
- a CDS encoding DHH family phosphoesterase — MTRTPTYHQLMQQVAQTLLSHDGPIVVLSHENPDGDALGSVLGLARALRGLGREVYAPMTTPRYLAFVPHPGELDEPLTSWPAGALAAVLDVDNNDPSRVAGADLSMFDGPVVNIDHHGTNARQATAGVVEPGIPAAAMMVADLLGAMNVPLTPAIATPLMLGLVTDTGSFRFDSVTPETFECAAALRQAGADLGWLSDQLGRNPRTYYTLLREVLGTLEFLHGGRVVQAHVTEAMLERAGAAWDDVENYVGTLRNAEGAELAVMLKDYGDRVKVSLRSRGALSAQNIAVALGGGGHVPAAGATLNLPYPEARTLLDAAIAAELERAGEVG; from the coding sequence ATGACGCGCACGCCCACCTATCACCAGCTCATGCAGCAGGTGGCCCAGACCCTGCTCTCTCATGACGGCCCCATTGTGGTGCTGTCCCACGAAAACCCTGACGGTGACGCGCTGGGCAGCGTTCTGGGCCTGGCACGGGCCCTACGGGGGCTGGGCCGTGAGGTCTACGCCCCCATGACCACGCCGCGCTACCTGGCATTTGTTCCGCACCCCGGCGAACTGGATGAGCCGCTGACCAGCTGGCCGGCAGGCGCGCTGGCCGCCGTGTTGGATGTGGACAACAATGATCCCTCGCGGGTGGCCGGGGCCGATCTGAGTATGTTTGACGGCCCAGTCGTAAATATTGACCACCACGGCACCAATGCCCGGCAGGCCACGGCGGGCGTGGTCGAGCCGGGGATTCCCGCCGCCGCCATGATGGTGGCCGATCTGCTGGGCGCCATGAACGTGCCCCTGACCCCGGCCATTGCCACGCCGCTGATGCTGGGCCTGGTGACCGACACCGGCAGCTTCCGCTTTGACAGCGTGACCCCCGAGACCTTTGAGTGCGCCGCCGCTCTGCGCCAGGCCGGGGCCGACCTGGGCTGGCTGAGTGACCAGCTGGGGCGCAACCCACGCACCTACTACACGCTGCTGCGCGAGGTGCTGGGCACCCTGGAATTCCTGCACGGCGGGCGCGTGGTGCAGGCGCACGTCACCGAGGCCATGCTGGAGCGCGCCGGCGCCGCCTGGGACGACGTGGAGAACTATGTGGGCACCCTGCGCAACGCCGAGGGGGCCGAGCTGGCGGTGATGCTCAAGGATTACGGCGACCGAGTGAAGGTGTCGCTGCGCTCACGCGGCGCCCTGAGTGCCCAGAACATCGCGGTCGCTCTGGGCGGCGGCGGCCACGTGCCAGCGGCAGGCGCCACCCTAAATCTCCCCTATCCAGAGGCCCGCACGCTGCTGGACGCTGCCATTGCTGCCGAATTGGAGCGGGCCGGCGAAGTGGGCTAG
- a CDS encoding hemolysin family protein encodes MSDLFGILALFFLVLMNGFFVAAEFALVSVRRTRIDQLAEEGNATARVTQRALQNLDLYIAATQLGITMASLAIGFVAEPAIEHLLEPLFPEGQFTEAQVKAISFGVAFAISTVLHIVFGELAPKSWALQRSEQVSLLVTRPLLAFTTVFKWAIKGLNALGNGVVRAFGLRGVAGHHTAYSEEEIRMIVSASSQEGVLEDDEKELVYNVFDLSDTTVREVMTPRIEMVLADSAAPLRRLLEMHAEHGYSRIPAFQDTPDNIVGIVHTGDVLAHLDTLDHTLIADIMRPVFFVPEGMKIKDLLTKFRDKKSHLSIVVDEFGGTAGLVTLEDALEEIVGEIYDETDEEELPMIEVIGEGVYLMDASLTVGEVEERLGSNIEDGEGEFDTLSGFMTGYFGDIPEAGQSFTHNGWAFTVEAADQRRVTRVRVERAPNTDPLDPEDTHE; translated from the coding sequence GGCTTTTTCGTGGCCGCCGAGTTCGCCCTGGTGAGCGTGCGCCGCACGCGCATCGACCAGCTGGCTGAGGAAGGCAACGCCACGGCGCGGGTTACCCAGCGCGCCCTACAAAATCTCGACCTGTACATCGCCGCCACCCAGCTGGGCATCACCATGGCCAGCCTGGCGATTGGCTTTGTGGCCGAGCCAGCCATTGAACACCTACTGGAACCCCTGTTTCCCGAAGGCCAGTTCACGGAGGCGCAGGTCAAGGCAATCTCGTTTGGGGTAGCTTTTGCCATCAGCACCGTCCTGCACATCGTGTTCGGCGAGCTGGCGCCCAAAAGCTGGGCCTTGCAGCGCAGCGAGCAGGTCAGCCTGCTGGTCACGCGCCCCCTTCTGGCCTTCACCACGGTCTTCAAGTGGGCCATTAAGGGGCTAAATGCCCTGGGCAACGGGGTTGTTCGCGCCTTCGGCCTGCGCGGTGTGGCAGGACATCACACCGCCTACTCCGAAGAAGAAATCCGCATGATTGTCAGTGCGTCCAGCCAGGAAGGCGTACTGGAAGACGACGAAAAAGAGCTGGTGTACAACGTCTTTGACCTCTCCGACACCACCGTGCGCGAGGTCATGACACCCCGGATCGAAATGGTGCTGGCCGACAGCGCCGCGCCGCTGCGCCGCCTGCTGGAAATGCACGCCGAACACGGCTACTCGCGTATTCCCGCCTTTCAGGACACGCCCGACAACATCGTGGGCATCGTGCATACCGGGGACGTGCTCGCCCACCTGGACACCCTGGACCATACCCTGATTGCCGACATCATGCGCCCGGTGTTCTTTGTGCCGGAAGGCATGAAGATCAAGGACCTGTTGACCAAATTCCGCGACAAGAAAAGCCACCTGAGCATCGTGGTGGACGAGTTCGGTGGTACGGCGGGACTGGTCACACTGGAAGACGCCCTGGAAGAGATTGTAGGCGAAATCTACGACGAGACCGACGAAGAAGAATTGCCCATGATCGAGGTCATTGGTGAGGGCGTCTACCTAATGGACGCCAGCCTGACGGTGGGCGAGGTCGAGGAGCGGCTGGGCAGCAATATAGAAGACGGTGAGGGCGAATTTGATACCCTGAGCGGCTTCATGACTGGCTACTTTGGGGACATTCCCGAAGCCGGCCAGAGCTTCACCCACAACGGCTGGGCCTTCACGGTCGAGGCCGCTGACCAGCGCCGCGTGACGCGGGTGCGGGTGGAGCGCGCCCCGAACACCGACCCGCTGGACCCCGAGGACACCCATGAGTAA
- a CDS encoding HAD family hydrolase has translation MTFPSAAPRHVAFDWGGVFTVGTFDGRSTQNVAERSGVPVERVRESYFRHVRQLEVGAWTLPQFWTTLQKEAGLTLPYSEFEPLYLGSIHDNAPMYTTLAQLPADVRVGLLSNNYPVVSDHLRRDPRFGRFDALVFSNELGHKKPAPEAFAALEDAMGVPAAQVAFVDDVQENIDAAQAAGFHGMLYHHDHHAEFEAALADWLSAESIG, from the coding sequence ATGACCTTTCCTTCTGCCGCGCCGCGCCACGTTGCTTTCGACTGGGGCGGGGTCTTTACTGTGGGCACTTTTGACGGCCGCAGCACCCAGAACGTGGCCGAGCGCAGTGGGGTGCCGGTGGAGCGTGTGCGCGAGAGCTATTTCCGGCATGTGCGGCAGCTTGAGGTTGGTGCCTGGACTCTGCCACAGTTCTGGACCACTTTGCAGAAAGAGGCGGGGCTGACGCTGCCGTACAGCGAGTTCGAGCCGCTGTATCTGGGCAGTATTCATGACAACGCGCCCATGTACACCACGCTGGCGCAACTGCCGGCTGACGTGCGCGTGGGCCTGCTGAGCAACAACTACCCGGTGGTCAGTGACCATCTGCGCCGCGACCCAAGGTTTGGCCGTTTCGACGCCCTGGTGTTTAGCAACGAGCTGGGCCATAAGAAGCCGGCCCCCGAAGCCTTCGCGGCCCTAGAGGATGCCATGGGCGTGCCGGCCGCGCAGGTGGCTTTCGTAGATGACGTGCAAGAAAACATTGACGCGGCGCAGGCGGCGGGCTTTCACGGCATGCTGTACCACCACGACCACCACGCTGAATTTGAGGCGGCGCTGGCCGACTGGCTGAGCGCTGAGAGCATTGGTTAA
- a CDS encoding heterodisulfide reductase-related iron-sulfur binding cluster — MLPLVHQILFFVFALLAGGLGMWGFYRLYRRITRGAAATEARFDRPVARLLSALRVSLTQERTFRRRTVISTLHAFIFYGFVYYLLVNVIDGLEGYIPFHIYSKDSPLLAAYNLLADILSFLVLVGVISLVIRRLFLPSKRDFRFTEKTLLHPLVRQNYILRDGLIVSAFITFHVGSRVLGNAAKMVEEARVLGGFDSYQPLSGALGRALFSGASEQAIEGWRIFGYWGALGSVLAFLAYFPYTKHIHIFMAPLNYALKRPVGSGVLPPMKGLEEAMEAEEPKLGVEKLEELEWPRLLDAYACIQCNRCQDVCPANATGKALSPAALEINKRMELNVIASHPSPFTLKPAAFESGASTAHPLLEYAINEESVWACTTCGACMQVCPVQDEQMLDIIDIRRHQVMVAGEFPPQLQTAFRGMERASNPWGISRDKRMEWAEGLKVPTIDENPEPDVIYWVGCAASYDPGAQKVARSFVQLLDKAGVNYAVLGKKEACTGDSARRSGNEFLYQQLAQENVETLNTVAPKLIVATCPHCMNAIGHEYKQLGGDYKTVHHTEYLETLVAAGQLPLERLPEHVTYHDPCYLGRHNGVYDAPRTLITKMAGEVLDLERSRENSFCCGAGGAQFWKEEEEGRERVSDNRFRELQARLDSAQVASDEYERTGKVVAVGCPFCKSMMNSTPEKQGRDDIIVKDVAELLLESVQRADGTFQTAAAAPTGPVPDATPLEQPEVVSAPNALTPMHRTGDQPSAGAPEAVEGETGSELFNAQPGSPVQNRDTQPEPQAAHPEASARKAWQPKTAPSAAPASTETAPAEAAPTRKSWKPKASGDDVSPAPVTTEAPAAAVPEAAPTRKAWAPKAKTDDVNPAPVVAKAAAQPAEAPTPAPAARKAWAPKAKAAEAEAPPAASTPPAAELTPPAEPQPAPVATGERKKWSPKAAAPAEVPAVEAAPVEAEVSPPASAPTPPAAAPGERKKWQPKAAPAAEAAPVSEPAATETPITEHVHLSEVGENALEEGQQATSAPEAGRKKWQPKKKD, encoded by the coding sequence TTGCTGCCCCTCGTTCACCAGATTCTGTTTTTCGTCTTTGCTCTGCTGGCCGGCGGCCTCGGCATGTGGGGCTTTTACCGCCTGTACCGCCGCATCACGCGCGGAGCGGCCGCGACCGAAGCCCGCTTTGACCGGCCAGTCGCCCGCTTGCTCTCGGCCCTGCGCGTCAGCCTGACCCAGGAGCGCACCTTCCGCCGCCGCACCGTCATCAGTACGCTGCATGCCTTTATCTTTTACGGTTTCGTGTATTACCTGCTGGTTAACGTGATAGACGGCCTGGAAGGGTACATTCCCTTTCACATCTACAGCAAGGACAGCCCCCTCCTGGCCGCTTACAACCTGCTGGCAGACATCCTGAGTTTTCTGGTGCTGGTCGGGGTTATTAGTCTGGTGATTCGGCGGCTGTTTCTGCCCAGCAAGCGCGACTTCCGCTTTACCGAAAAGACGCTGCTGCACCCGCTGGTGCGCCAGAACTACATCTTGCGCGACGGCCTGATCGTCTCGGCGTTTATCACCTTCCATGTGGGCAGCCGCGTACTGGGCAACGCCGCCAAGATGGTTGAAGAGGCCCGTGTGCTGGGCGGCTTCGACTCCTATCAGCCGCTCTCGGGGGCCCTGGGCCGCGCGCTGTTTAGTGGGGCCAGCGAGCAGGCCATTGAAGGCTGGCGCATCTTCGGGTACTGGGGCGCGCTGGGCAGCGTGCTGGCCTTCCTAGCCTATTTTCCGTACACCAAGCACATCCATATCTTTATGGCACCTCTGAACTATGCCCTCAAGCGTCCAGTGGGCAGCGGCGTCCTGCCGCCCATGAAAGGCCTGGAAGAGGCGATGGAAGCCGAGGAGCCCAAGCTGGGCGTCGAAAAACTGGAAGAGCTGGAGTGGCCGCGCCTGCTGGACGCCTACGCCTGCATTCAGTGCAACCGCTGTCAGGACGTATGCCCGGCGAACGCCACCGGCAAGGCCCTGAGCCCGGCCGCCCTGGAAATCAACAAGCGCATGGAGCTGAATGTCATCGCTTCGCATCCCAGCCCCTTCACGCTGAAACCGGCGGCCTTCGAGTCTGGGGCCAGCACCGCCCACCCGCTGCTGGAATACGCCATCAACGAGGAATCGGTCTGGGCCTGCACCACCTGCGGCGCCTGCATGCAGGTCTGCCCGGTTCAGGACGAGCAGATGCTGGACATCATCGACATTCGCCGCCATCAGGTCATGGTGGCCGGCGAGTTTCCGCCGCAGCTGCAGACCGCCTTCCGGGGTATGGAACGTGCCAGCAACCCCTGGGGCATCTCGCGCGACAAGCGGATGGAGTGGGCCGAGGGCCTGAAAGTGCCCACCATTGACGAGAACCCAGAGCCGGATGTCATCTACTGGGTGGGCTGCGCGGCCAGCTATGACCCCGGCGCGCAGAAGGTGGCCCGCTCGTTTGTGCAGCTGCTCGACAAAGCGGGCGTAAATTACGCCGTGCTGGGCAAGAAAGAGGCCTGCACTGGCGACAGCGCTCGCCGCTCGGGCAACGAATTTCTGTATCAGCAACTGGCACAGGAAAACGTGGAAACGCTGAACACGGTGGCCCCCAAACTCATCGTGGCCACCTGCCCGCACTGTATGAACGCCATTGGCCACGAGTACAAGCAACTAGGCGGCGACTACAAGACCGTTCACCACACCGAATATCTGGAAACCCTGGTGGCGGCGGGGCAGTTGCCGCTGGAACGACTGCCCGAACACGTCACCTACCACGACCCCTGTTATCTGGGCCGCCACAACGGCGTCTATGACGCCCCCCGGACGCTGATTACCAAGATGGCGGGCGAGGTTCTGGACCTGGAACGCAGCCGCGAGAATTCGTTCTGCTGCGGAGCCGGCGGCGCGCAGTTCTGGAAAGAGGAAGAAGAAGGCCGCGAGCGCGTGTCTGACAACCGCTTCCGCGAGCTTCAGGCCCGGCTAGACAGTGCCCAGGTGGCCAGCGACGAGTACGAGCGGACCGGGAAGGTCGTCGCCGTGGGTTGCCCCTTTTGCAAGTCCATGATGAACTCCACGCCCGAGAAGCAGGGCCGCGATGACATCATCGTCAAGGACGTGGCCGAACTGCTGCTGGAAAGCGTGCAGCGCGCCGACGGCACCTTTCAGACCGCCGCCGCCGCGCCCACTGGGCCGGTGCCTGACGCCACGCCGCTGGAGCAGCCTGAAGTGGTCAGTGCCCCCAACGCCCTGACGCCCATGCACCGCACCGGCGATCAGCCCTCTGCCGGCGCTCCGGAAGCGGTGGAAGGCGAAACCGGCTCGGAGCTGTTCAATGCTCAGCCTGGCAGTCCGGTGCAGAATCGCGATACCCAGCCCGAACCCCAGGCCGCCCACCCCGAGGCCAGCGCCCGCAAGGCCTGGCAGCCCAAGACGGCGCCCAGCGCGGCGCCAGCGTCCACCGAGACGGCCCCTGCTGAGGCGGCGCCTACCCGCAAAAGCTGGAAGCCCAAAGCCAGCGGTGATGATGTGAGCCCGGCCCCGGTCACGACAGAGGCTCCGGCGGCGGCTGTCCCCGAGGCTGCTCCCACCCGGAAAGCCTGGGCCCCGAAGGCCAAAACCGACGATGTGAACCCGGCGCCTGTGGTGGCTAAGGCCGCGGCTCAACCGGCTGAGGCCCCAACGCCTGCCCCTGCGGCCCGCAAGGCCTGGGCCCCGAAAGCGAAGGCCGCTGAAGCAGAGGCGCCCCCCGCTGCTTCGACCCCTCCAGCGGCGGAGCTGACACCTCCAGCCGAGCCCCAACCCGCCCCTGTGGCCACGGGCGAGCGCAAGAAGTGGTCCCCGAAAGCGGCAGCTCCTGCGGAGGTGCCCGCAGTTGAAGCGGCGCCTGTTGAGGCCGAGGTCAGCCCACCAGCCTCTGCACCGACACCCCCTGCTGCCGCTCCGGGCGAGCGTAAAAAGTGGCAACCCAAAGCGGCGCCTGCCGCCGAGGCCGCTCCTGTGAGTGAACCGGCAGCCACCGAGACCCCCATCACCGAACACGTTCACCTGAGCGAAGTCGGAGAAAATGCCCTGGAAGAAGGCCAGCAGGCCACCAGCGCGCCCGAAGCGGGCCGCAAAAAGTGGCAGCCTAAGAAGAAGGACTAA
- the cdd gene encoding cytidine deaminase, with amino-acid sequence MSNALNLTPDPQLLEGAKAAFKQAYAPYSKFHVGAALRTSDDRVYFGANVENASYGLGRCAEQSAVQAMATAGGRDFTDIVVYSEASPPASPCGACRQVLYEFAPDARVVCVNQHGEVVSGYVKDFLPHGFRLEQRDDGHEVSVQ; translated from the coding sequence ATGAGTAACGCCCTGAACCTGACCCCCGACCCCCAACTGCTTGAAGGCGCCAAAGCCGCGTTTAAGCAGGCGTACGCTCCTTACAGCAAGTTCCATGTGGGCGCCGCCCTGCGCACCAGTGATGACCGCGTGTATTTTGGCGCCAACGTCGAAAATGCCAGCTACGGGCTGGGCCGCTGCGCCGAGCAGAGCGCTGTGCAGGCGATGGCCACCGCCGGAGGCCGCGACTTTACCGACATCGTCGTGTATTCCGAAGCCTCGCCGCCCGCCAGTCCATGCGGTGCATGCCGTCAGGTGCTCTACGAATTTGCCCCCGACGCCCGCGTGGTCTGTGTCAACCAGCACGGCGAAGTGGTCAGCGGCTACGTGAAGGACTTTCTGCCCCACGGTTTTCGGCTGGAACAGCGCGACGACGGCCACGAAGTCAGCGTTCAGTAA